In Desulfonatronum thiodismutans, the genomic window CCCAGATTGACGTGCACGGACACCCCGTCCGCGCCCAGGCGCAGAGCTTCCTCCACCGAGGCCACCAGGGTCTTTGCGTTGGGGAAGGGGGAGAGGGAGGTGCTGGCCGAGAGGTGAATGATCAGCCCGATGTCCGGCCCGCTGCCTCGGTGCCCGCAGCGCACCAACCCTTTGTGCATGACCACGGCGTTGGCCCCGCCCCCCGCGATCTGGCTCAGGGTCCGGCGCATGTCGGTCAGGCCCGACAACGGCCCCACGGTCACGCCGTGATCCAAGGGCACGATGATGGCCCGCCGGGTATCGCGATTCAGAATCCGTTCCAGTCTGATCTGTTTTCCAAGATGCATGGCGCTGACTCCTGTGAGGGCGGTTGAAAGGGCGGAAACCCGGAATAATCCGTTGAAGGGATGATCTAGCCAGGAGTGGTTCCAAAAATCAAGCGCAAAGGCGCGCTCATTGCGTCAGGCGATCAATCCGTCGACTCCCGGATGCAAGGCTGAACATGAAGCGGGCAAATCCGGAAGATAAAAAAAGATCCAATCTTGCTTTGCGTCCGCGCCCGGCCTATCGTTTCCGCACCCATGAACCATAATGACCCAAAGCAGTGAGAGGTTCCTTGCATGCTGGACAACGAAACCCTGCGTACCATCGCGGCCCGCCGCAGCATCCGGCTCTTCACGGACCGGGAGGTCAGCGACGAAACCGTCCACGCGGTCCTGACCGCTGCCAACCAGGCCCCTTCGGCGCATAACGAGCAATCCTGGCGTTTCATCGTGCTTCGCGGGGACAAGAAGATGGAGCTGGCCCGGCTGACCACGGAACGAGCCGCCGACTTTCCCAAGCCTTCGTCCTCCCTGCTGCGCATGGCGGCCCGGAGCATCACCAGCGCGCCCATCGTGGTGGCCGTGGTGAACACCGGCAACCTGATCGCCCGGGGCGAGAAGCTGTTCAAGCTGGACATTTCGGAAGCGCGCGACTTCTTCCGGACCATGGAAATCCAAAGCTCCGCCGCGGCGGTGCAGAACCTGCTCCTGGCGGCCACTTCGCTGGGCTTGGGCTCGGTCTGGCTGGGGATACTCTTCCTGATCAAGGAGGACGTGCGTCGGTTCCTGGGCGAGCCCGAGGGTGAATTCATGGCCGTCATTCCCCTGGGCTACACGGAACGCACGATCAAGGGGCCGAACAAAGTCCCAGCGCAAGAGGTCACGCGGCATCTCGCCTGAGAAAACGGAGTACGTGGGTGAAGGAGTACCTCCTTCATGCATTCCGCCGTCCGCCGGTTTTGATCGCTATGCCTTCCAAAAGGCCGGCAGCAGGAAGATGATCACGGCGTAGAGTTCCAGCCGCCCCAGGAGCATGCCCCAGGCGAGCAGCCATTTGGCGGCGGCGGGCAGGTGGGCGAAGTTCTGCGCCGGGCCCACGCCGCCGAAGCCCGGGCCGATGTTGCCCATGGCCGCGATGGCCGCGCTGAAGGCCGTGATCAGGTCCAGGCCCATGGCGGCCAGCATCAGGGACAGAACCAAGTACAGAGCCGCGAACAGCCCCAGAAACCCCCAGACCCCGCTGATCACGCTTTCCTCCACGGGCTTGCCGCTCATCTTGACCTGGACCACGGCCTGGGGATGGATGACCCGAAAGCCTTCCCTGTACATATGTTTGGCCGCCAGAAGAAGCCGCATGCACTTCACGCCTCCGGCAGTGGACCCGGCGCATCCGCCGATGAACATGGTCAGGAAAAGGACGGCCACTGCCAGAGGCGGCCAGAGGGCGAAGTCCGCTGTGGCGTAGCCGGTGGTGGTGATGATGGAGACCAGGTTGAAGGCGCTGTACAGGAAGGCCTCGCCGAGGGTTTCGTACGACCGGTTCGCCCAAAGAGTCAGGGCGATCACGGTGACGGTCCCCAGCACGAGCAGCGTGAAAAACCGGACCTCGGAATTGCGCCACAAGGCCAGGGGGCGTCCGCGCAGGGCCTGATAGTGCAGGGCGAAATTGATCGCGCCCAGGAACATGAACACCGTGACCACCAACTGCAGATAGACGCTCTGGTAGTGGCCCATGGACAGGTTTTTGGTGGAGTAGCCGCCCGTGGCAATGGTGGCGAACATATGGCACAGGGCGTCAAAGAGGTTCATCCCGCCCAGCAGCAACAGAACCACCAGCACGGTGGAAAACAGCAGGTAGACCTTCCACAGGGACAAGGCCGCGGCCCGGACCCGTGGCTTGATCCGGTCCTGTCTGCCCCCGGAAAATTCGGCCCGGTAGAGATGCATGCCGCCCACCCCGAGAATAGGCAGGACGGCAACGGACAGCACGATGATGCCCATGCCGCCGATCCACTGGGTCATGCTCCGCCAGAACAGCAGGCCCGGAGCCACGGCCTCGATGTCCGTGAGCACCGAGGAGCCCGTGGTGGTGAAGCCGGAGACCGACTCGAAAAAAGCGTCCGCGAAGGTGTCGAACATTCCGCCGAGATAAAAGGGCAGGGCCCCGACCAGCCCGGCGCTGACCCAGCACAGGGCCACCACGGCCATGGCCTCCCGGCTGGTCACGATTTCCGGGGCGTGCTTGCGCCAAACCAGGTACAGGGCTCCCCCCCCGAGGCTGACCGAGACCATGGAGAACAGCAGGGGCGTGACGCCCGCGTCTCCGTAATACAACGAACAGGCCAGGGCCGGAATCATAAGCAGACCCACGGCGGCGATGATCGCGCCGGTGTAGGAGAAGATGCCTCGCCAGTGCATGAAGTCGCCTCGCGTCGTGGATCAGATGTATTCCAGTTTGACGGCCAATGCCCGTTCCACCTTGGAGATGTTCGCCCGGATGGAGAGGATCACGATTCTGTCGCCGGGCCGGATCACGCTGTCCCCGTCCGGAATGAT contains:
- a CDS encoding nitroreductase family protein — its product is MLDNETLRTIAARRSIRLFTDREVSDETVHAVLTAANQAPSAHNEQSWRFIVLRGDKKMELARLTTERAADFPKPSSSLLRMAARSITSAPIVVAVVNTGNLIARGEKLFKLDISEARDFFRTMEIQSSAAAVQNLLLAATSLGLGSVWLGILFLIKEDVRRFLGEPEGEFMAVIPLGYTERTIKGPNKVPAQEVTRHLA
- a CDS encoding TrkH family potassium uptake protein → MHWRGIFSYTGAIIAAVGLLMIPALACSLYYGDAGVTPLLFSMVSVSLGGGALYLVWRKHAPEIVTSREAMAVVALCWVSAGLVGALPFYLGGMFDTFADAFFESVSGFTTTGSSVLTDIEAVAPGLLFWRSMTQWIGGMGIIVLSVAVLPILGVGGMHLYRAEFSGGRQDRIKPRVRAAALSLWKVYLLFSTVLVVLLLLGGMNLFDALCHMFATIATGGYSTKNLSMGHYQSVYLQLVVTVFMFLGAINFALHYQALRGRPLALWRNSEVRFFTLLVLGTVTVIALTLWANRSYETLGEAFLYSAFNLVSIITTTGYATADFALWPPLAVAVLFLTMFIGGCAGSTAGGVKCMRLLLAAKHMYREGFRVIHPQAVVQVKMSGKPVEESVISGVWGFLGLFAALYLVLSLMLAAMGLDLITAFSAAIAAMGNIGPGFGGVGPAQNFAHLPAAAKWLLAWGMLLGRLELYAVIIFLLPAFWKA